One stretch of Qipengyuania gelatinilytica DNA includes these proteins:
- a CDS encoding transglutaminase family protein, with amino-acid sequence MRLSIRHTTRYNFDAPVVHALQRLRLTPKETQGQEILEWSMDYENAAEELTYEDQHHNTTTLVAVEPEATEVTITCHGKVDTHDHAGVIGRHAGHLPLWSFLSQTKLTKPGPGMKTLVKELKGFDGGRLDQLHELSRATHDQVSYEIGTTDPGTTAEESYAAKSGVCQDHAHIFIGAARALDIPARYVSGYLMMNDRIDQEATHAWAEAFVEGLGWVGFDISNGISPDERYVRVATGRDYRDASPVNGISFGNTSQVLKVDVSVEQQQVQQ; translated from the coding sequence ATGCGCCTCTCGATCCGCCATACCACCCGCTACAACTTCGATGCGCCCGTGGTGCATGCCCTGCAGAGGCTGCGCCTGACTCCCAAGGAAACGCAGGGTCAGGAAATTCTCGAATGGTCGATGGACTACGAGAATGCGGCCGAAGAACTCACCTACGAAGACCAGCACCACAACACGACCACTCTGGTGGCGGTGGAGCCCGAAGCGACCGAGGTCACGATCACCTGCCACGGCAAGGTCGATACGCATGACCATGCTGGAGTGATCGGGCGCCACGCGGGGCACCTGCCCCTGTGGAGCTTTCTTTCACAGACGAAGCTGACGAAGCCCGGCCCCGGCATGAAAACGCTGGTCAAGGAGCTGAAAGGCTTTGATGGCGGGCGGCTCGACCAGCTGCACGAACTGTCGCGCGCGACGCATGACCAAGTGTCGTACGAAATCGGCACCACCGATCCAGGAACCACGGCAGAGGAAAGCTATGCTGCGAAGAGCGGCGTATGCCAGGATCACGCGCATATCTTCATCGGCGCCGCCCGCGCGCTCGATATCCCGGCACGTTATGTTTCCGGCTACCTGATGATGAACGACCGCATCGACCAGGAAGCGACCCATGCTTGGGCGGAAGCTTTCGTCGAGGGGCTCGGCTGGGTCGGTTTCGACATTTCCAACGGGATCAGCCCCGATGAACGCTATGTCCGCGTTGCAACGGGACGCGATTACCGCGATGCCTCGCCGGTGAACGGAATCAGCTTCGGCAACACTTCGCAGGTGCTCAAGGTGGATGTCTCGGTAGAGCAGCAGCAAGTGCAGCAGTAA
- a CDS encoding proteasome-type protease, whose translation MTYCVGMKLDDGLVLMSDTRTNSGVDNISVFRKMFTWQVPGERIITLMTAGNLATTQAVISQLEERTKAPDERDNILLQTPTMFQVATEIGNLMRDIISGRQDANGAKGRGRFTASIIVAGQIKGMEPRLFMVYPEGNFIEASHDTPFFQIGETKYGRPIIIRGYDSAMSLEDAAKLTMVSFDSTLKANLSVGLPLDLQVIKRDTYEASHEHRITHEDPYFQAISSSWGDALKNAFHSLPDYSFYHPKD comes from the coding sequence ATGACTTATTGTGTGGGAATGAAGCTCGATGACGGGCTGGTCCTGATGAGCGATACCCGGACCAATTCGGGCGTCGACAATATCTCGGTGTTTCGCAAGATGTTCACCTGGCAGGTTCCGGGAGAGCGCATCATCACGCTGATGACCGCGGGCAACCTCGCCACCACGCAGGCCGTCATCAGCCAGCTGGAAGAGCGCACGAAAGCTCCGGACGAGCGTGACAACATCCTCCTCCAGACACCGACGATGTTCCAGGTGGCTACCGAAATCGGCAATCTGATGCGCGATATCATTTCCGGTCGGCAGGACGCCAATGGTGCCAAGGGCAGGGGGCGCTTCACCGCCTCGATCATCGTGGCAGGCCAGATCAAGGGCATGGAGCCGCGCCTGTTCATGGTCTACCCCGAAGGCAATTTCATCGAAGCGAGCCACGACACCCCCTTTTTCCAGATCGGCGAGACCAAGTACGGTCGTCCGATCATCATCCGCGGCTACGACAGTGCGATGAGCCTCGAAGATGCTGCCAAGCTGACAATGGTCAGTTTCGATTCCACGCTGAAGGCAAATCTGTCGGTCGGCCTCCCGCTCGACCTGCAGGTGATCAAGCGCGATACATACGAGGCCAGCCATGAGCACCGCATCACTCATGAGGACCCGTATTTCCAGGCGATCTCGTCGAGTTGGGGCGACGCGCTGAAGAACGCCTTTCATTCGTTGCCGGACTATTCTTTCTACCATCCGAAGGACTGA
- a CDS encoding response regulator transcription factor, producing the protein MEQTQVLHIVDNSCRSRAEQARKGFDLGLHCEVYADAAELMATPPQRGVVLARDDDAEGSAREVLSLLSEKSAWVPVVATSVDPRPGKVVEAIKAGALDYLRLPLRDDRLLTMVARISDEADAYAAARRRVVEARNRIATLSPREREVLDWLAEGRSNKMIARELCISPRTVEIHRANMMSKLSASHAAEAVRLRIEASITT; encoded by the coding sequence ATGGAACAGACACAAGTCCTTCATATCGTCGACAATTCCTGCCGCTCGAGGGCCGAACAGGCCCGCAAAGGCTTCGACCTCGGCCTCCATTGCGAAGTCTATGCCGATGCCGCCGAACTGATGGCCACGCCCCCACAGCGAGGCGTCGTGCTGGCAAGGGATGACGATGCCGAGGGCAGCGCGCGCGAAGTGCTTTCGCTGCTCTCGGAAAAATCCGCCTGGGTCCCGGTGGTCGCAACTTCGGTCGATCCGCGTCCGGGCAAGGTAGTCGAGGCGATCAAGGCCGGCGCGCTCGACTACCTTCGCCTGCCGCTCCGCGATGATCGCCTGCTGACCATGGTGGCGCGTATCAGTGACGAGGCCGATGCCTATGCAGCCGCGCGGCGCAGGGTCGTGGAGGCCCGCAACCGGATCGCCACGCTCTCCCCACGGGAGCGCGAGGTGCTCGATTGGCTGGCCGAAGGGCGAAGCAACAAGATGATCGCGCGCGAGCTGTGCATCAGCCCGCGAACGGTCGAGATTCACCGCGCCAACATGATGAGCAAACTTAGCGCTTCTCACGCTGCCGAGGCCGTGCGCCTCCGAATAGAGGCAAGTATAACGACATGA